In Alkalihalobacillus sp. AL-G, the genomic stretch CCAGCCATCTTACCAATTGCTGTTTCAGCTAGATCGTTTCCATTCTCATATCGATGGAATGGAACATCGACATAAGTCCCTGTGTTTGAAACCATTTCTATTTTCCCGATTTGAAATTCAGTACCACTTTCGTAATGTTTTCTAGATTCCTCTCGACTGAGATAGTCGCAAATGATCGGTGCCGGAAGACCTTTATAAGTGATAAGTCCATTTTCGATTGTATGACTTAAATCAACATACACCTTTTTTCTCATATACTTTTTCTTCACTCCGCCCTACAATTAGTAGTAACAATGTTCTCCCAATACAACCCCACTTTGTACTTCAATTGTTACAGCACATGATTTCTGAGTAACCTTCTGAAGGAATGCAATTAATTCAGAATGTAAACGAAAGAACAATGATACTTTTAAAACAATACCGCAAATGGATAGAATAACCAATAATCGTCAATGAAAATAATAGCAAAGAACCAAACGGTCACTGCGAGTATCGAATACATTAGGTGATGCGACGGTTTTTTCAGTAGCATTAATTGATTTGCAATTGCTAGTATCCATAAAATGAATGTGAATACAAGTATGTACAATCCGATTGAAAAACTACCTAAAAAGCTTACTGCATAGATTAATAAGCCTGCGAAAAAGTACATTTTAGAGGATGAATTCTTAATCGCCGACACAGATAGAATTATTCCGAGTATTGAAAACAAGAAAAAAAGAATTGTAAAAACCACCGCCATAATGCACACTCCCTCACGTTGCTATAATTGTAAAATTCGATACCCATAGACCGTTTCCTTTTTACACAATATGGTCGATTTCAAAAAGGATGCCTTCCTTTTGTAAGAGAGGCACCCATCAAATAACCTACTTAACTAATCCTGCCCTTAATTCATTTACGCCAAATTCTAAATAAGCCTTTAAACAAGACAACATAAAGACCCAGCCTTCTTTGTTGTCTATTAACTTATGTATTAATTCGGCGTCATTTTCTTTAAAACCTTCTTCATTGACTTCAATGATTGTACTTGAGTCATCCAACTCGTTCAGCGTAATTGTAACAACATGTTCTTCTTCAACTGGACCCCACTTGAACACGATTTTTTTATTTTCCTCAATTCCAACTACGTTTATTGACCCTTCTGCATTATAAATATCATATTTCAATGTAATCGTTTTACCCTGTTCCCATCTTTCGGAACTCGATGAAAACCAAAAGTTTCCGATTTTCGAAGGATCTACAAACGCTTCAAACACTTCATTAGCTGGTTTTAAAATCTTGAATTTTGTAATGTTGTTCATAACATTGATCAACTCCCATTTTATATCTTGTTCCCACAACTCACATTTTAACAGAGAGACTCCATTTATTTCTTTAAAGTGAACTACTTATTTACCGTCATTAAACCAATGCCCAGGAATTCTTAGAGATGCAGGTAACTTAGTATGGGTATCGCCATGAGCCGAGTTAATTTGTGATTGGGTGAGAAAAATACTTCCTGTGAGGTCAGCACCACTTAAATCAGCGTCTCTAAAATCCGCACCGATAAGATCCGTCACTCTCATGTCAGCATTTCTAAGGTCAGCTCCTATTAGCAGAGCTCCTCTTAAGTTCGCCCCTTTAAGATCTGTACCTCTTAACTTTGCACCGATAAAGTCACCGCCGCTGCTTATTTTGTACTTTTTAGTTTTCTGATGAGGGACTTTTGTACGTGCCAGTTCACTTGTCTGTAAAAGCAAAGCATTAACTGTCTCTCTATGAGCTTGTACATCCAGTTCTAGAATAGCTCGTGGGTTTAGATCAGTGAGTTTTTCCGTTTTATTTAGAGCAATCTGTAAATCTCTATAAATCGGTTGAGCATCTTATAAACTTAGTGCTTCTGTTAAGTATCAAAGCATTTCATGAAGTTGTTGCATAATCGGAAAAACATCAAACATTTACTTCGCTATTTCTGGATTATCTCGCCAATCGCTTCCTTCATAAGTGACTTGAGATACCTTCTGACCTGCCGCAAAGCATTCATATACAGTACAGTCTTTGAACCCTTCTTTTCTGAAATCTTTATGAATGCTGCAACGATATTCCGATTGTAGATTCGGACAAGGTACTCCCCCTCCTTATCAAGCGCAAAGTCAGCAGATTTTGCATAAGACAAAGTAACACAGCATAATCCAAAACAATTCTCACAGTCTACTTTTAACTCACTCTTCCTTAGTTGATTAGACAATCCTTACATAAATTGCTTTCACTTTGACATACTTGTGAAAATGTTGTACATTACCAATAGTACGAACGTTTTTTATTCAAACAAACTTTAATATTCGTATTTAGGGGTGTGTATCATGGAAAATGTATTTGATTATGAGGATATCCAGTTAATTCCCGCAAAATGCGTGGTAAATAGCCGATCAGAATGTGATACTTCTATAACGTTTGGCGGACATAACTTCAAGCTGCCTGTTGTTCCAGCAAATATGCAAACGATCATAGACGAAAAAATCGCCATCTACTTGGCGGAAAATGGTTATTTTTATGTGATGCACCGTTTTGAACCTGGGAAACGAATCTCTTTTATAAAAGATATGAAATCACGTGGATTGATCACATCAATCAGCGTGGGGGTCAAAGATGAAGAGTATGAATTCATCCAAGAATTAGCAGATAAAAGTCTTTCACCAGAATACATTACGATTGACATCGCACATGGGCATTCCAATGCAGTGATTGAGATGATCCAACATATTAAAAAGCACTTACCTGACACTTTTGTCATTGCAGGAAATGTCGGAACTCCAGAAGCAGTTCGAGAGTTGGAACATGCTGGAGCAGATGCGACAAAAGTAGGCATTGGACCAGGGAAGGTATGTATCACGAAGATCAAAACCGGATTTGGAACTGGTGGTTGGCAATTGGCTGCACTACGTTGGTGTGCAAAAGCTGCTAGCAAGCCGATTATTGCTGACGGCGGCATCCGTACTCATGGTGATATTGCGAAATCCATTCGATTTGGTGCATCAATGGTCATGATTGGTTCACTATTTGCCGGACATGAAGAATCTCCCGGAGAAACAGTTGAGAAAGATGGAAAACTCTATAAGGAATACTTCGGATCCGCTTCTGAATTCCAAAAAGGTGAAAAGAAAAACGTTGAAGGAAAAAAGATGTTTGTGGACTACAAAGGTTCATTAAAGGATACGTTAAAAGAAATGGAACAAGATCTTCAATCCTCAATCTCTTATGCCGGCGGATACAAGCTGGAAGCCATCCGTAACGTCGATTATGTCGTCGTGAAAAATTCAATCTTCAATGGGGATAAGGTTTATTGAAAATTTTGAATGGCCGAACTTACTCGAAAAGAGTGTGTTCGGTCATTATTTTTACCTTGATGAGTATCATTTTTTAACTGCATGGATGTATTGGATGGTTTCAAACGCTGTTAAAAGATTTTATATACTAGTATTTGAATTAAAACAAGTATAATCACCAAGCCCCATGTGCAACTTGTAGTAATGAGAGGAACTATTAAACTGTAAAGTTTAGAGCGACAAATGTAATTTAACAATCGCCTAACATCAATTTTCTACTTGAATCTTTTTAGCTTCAGCTTGTTGAGGGTAAGAATCTTCAATCCCACCTTCAATCCATATCACCACTTTATTACCTTTATTTAAGCTACTTGTATCATCGTAACTAAGATAAATTAGTGGAATATATTCTTCGCTTCTACTTAAGTCTTCTATTGTTTTATCATTATTTTGATTAAATTTTTCTTTCGTAATATCATAAGCAACTAATACTCTTCCCTCCTTAATATCAAGTATATAACCTTCTAATGATGAACCATCGTCTGTTGGCATTGTATCTTTTTGTTCTACCACTAAATCTTTATCAATAAGTTTTGTTGCTTCATAAAGTACACCACTGTCATAAGATTTAATGTCGAAATATCCATTAAAATAATCCCATACACCTGAATGTGCGGAGAATTTTTCTACATTAACGATTACTTCTTTAAAAAGTTCAGTAGCTTCTTCTTCTGATAATTGTCCATTTACCATTAGCCTAAACTTAATCTTTTTCTTTCCATCATAAGAAGATGCAGTCGTTTCTATTTTATCTAACATCCTCAGTGAGCCTTCGGATTTAACCGTGGCTTCGGTAATTTTAAAATCAGGTTGATTACTACACCCTATAATTAAGAAAAATACAAGCCCTAAGGAAAATAATCGTTTGATAATATCACTCCTAAAAATTCTTATTCTTTATAACTCCTCCTTAACGGCATAACTTACAATTTCCAGATGTATCAATTAATTTCCTTCCTTACTGCAGAATATAGCCCTATAGATGAATAAAGAGTGCAATTCTTACTCCTGAATTGCCCCCGATTGTTTAATAAAAGTTTTATTTTGTATTCTCTATTACGTAATCCACCTTTGGCATTTTACGATATTGTGGTAACTTTTGTTTTCCTTGGTACCATTGATATGCTTTTAACATTCCATTCCTCAGGTTGATTTTCGGTGAATACAACCCTGAATTTTTTAATTTTTCAATTGACATCAAAAATGAACAATCCCGAAAAGGGAAAAACTCCCTTGGTACAACATCTATTTCATTCATCTTCGTTGTAGAAATTCTCACCGAAGGTACTTCTTGTTCTATCACCGATGCAGCTATCTTGATCAATTGCCGCCAAGAGATATCTTCCGGGTACGCTAGATTAAATATTTGTCCCACACAATCGTTATCAATGGCACTTGAAAATACATTAACAAGGTCATCAATGTGTACAAACTGTACTAAGGTGTTATCGTCTCCTGGATAAGGTATAGGTAGTTTATTTTGGATACGCTCGAACAAAAATGCTTCTCTGTAAAGATTGTTTCCTTCCCCATAAATATATGGAGGACGAAAAATGACGATAGGGAACCCTTTGCTATTGTACAATTGGATTAAATAATCTTCTGCATTTTTCTTATCTTCACCGTATTGTCCCCAGTTCGGATTGTTATCTTTTTCAGCAATCTCTGACATACGAGATTCAGAGGGTTTGTAAACCGCACCAGAGCTACAAAACACATATCTCTTAAGTGCTTCTGTATTTATTACTCCAGTAAATATTCTTACATCTTCCTCCGTATAGGCGGAAATATCATATACATAATCATATTGAGTATCATTCAATGTATTTGACAGTTCATTTTTATCTTTTCTATTGCAAATATAATGGATATGGACTCCTTGATAGTCTACTTCTCGTTTTCCTCTTGTTAGGATATCAACTTGGTAACCCTTCGATATTAAATGAACTACTAATGCCTTACTAACGAATTCAGTTCCGCCCATAACCAGTATTCGACCCATTTTTTAATCTCCTCTACAATAATTTACTTCCTCCAGGAAACTGCCGAGTAATTAGATATTAAACAAAAAGAGGCGTAACCCTTTTTAGATTAACGCACCCGTTTGTAGCATAACTTTTATTTGGTTAACTGCCGAAACTTGAGTTAATACATCCTTTAACATTAGTTTTCAGCTTAAAAATCCCCCCTGCATTAGGGTATCTGTTCAGTTCCTCATCTGTTGTTCCTATTCTAGCAGTGGTTATGTATAGCTCGTTTAATTCTTCTCCTCCAAAGATACAAGAAGTTACATTTATTGCTGGAATAGAAATAAAGTCTAACTGTTTTCCGGTGGATGGATTCCATCTTGAGATTCCCGAACCACCCCAATGTGCAATCCAAAGCATACCGTCTTGATCTATAGTCATGCCGTCAGGAAGACCTACATTTGCTGGAAATTGAATCGCAATTTTAGGTTGATCAATTCCACCACTAATAAGATCAAAATTATATTGAACAACTTGTTTCGTGGGAGTATCAATAAAATACATATGCTTATGATCCGGAGACCAGGCTAATCCATTGGAAGTACCAACATTATCAATCATCTTAGAAACCCTTAAATCAGTATCAAGTAAATATAAAGCCCCTTTTCCATCGATACCCACCGAATCAGTAGTTCCAGCCCAGAATCTCCCGGAAGGATCACATTTACCATCATTAAATCGATTATCTTCCAAATGACTCTCTGGATCATTGATTTGTTTCAAGACTTCATCTTCCCAGTCATAGAAAAAGAATCCATCCTGAAGAGCGACTATTAGACCTCCGCTTTTCCTTGGAGAAACACAGCCAACATGCTGATCAAAGTTTGCTATATTAACCTCATCAATTGTAGAATCATACTTAAAAATCTTCTTTCCTATGATATCAACCCAGTAGAACGAATTTCTCTCATGATCCCAAATGGGTCCTTCACCTAATGAACACTTTGTATCAAACAATAATTCAATGGACACTTTGTTAACCTCCTGCCATTTTTCGATCAGCTGCAAATTCTTTAAATTAAATGCTGTAACTCAATGATTAATCCGTAAAAAAAGAGACCTGCGTTATTTTAAGGAAGGTAGAAAAAGATTGTACGGCCGCTTTTTCTCTTTTCTTCGACTTCGGGAATAAGATCGTAGAGTTCATTAAAGATTTTCTCTTCCTTTTCAACAGGTATGTCTATAATAGCTCCATTTTCCTCTAATTCTTTAATCAAAAAAACCGTGACGTTTTTTATGTATTCTTCCCCTTCTACCCCATCGCCTTTATCACCTTGGTTCGGGTCAGCCCATACAAGAGCAATATAACTTAGGTAATTTGCCACTTCTTCTATGTGTGGTGCACAAGAGCCAATAGTTCTCTTGCAAAATATCGCCCTTTGGTTTAGAGCCATTGCAGCCTCACCAATTGCTAAAGCAGCCTTCTTTTTATTGTCCCAAGATGTTTGATAACCAAGGAAATGTCCGCCAGATATAACTCCCGATACGAATTGATTATAAGAGTATTCCTTCCAATTCTGTATTCTTTGCTCTTGCTTATAATCTTGATAATTAAACCATATTGATATCAGAAATCCTAATCCCATCATTACTAAGGTAAGCTTTTTCAATGTAAACGACATACAGCCCTCCTAAATATTATTGAACATGTTGTTAGATTAAAACTGTCTAATACTCCAGCAAGAGAAAAGCGATCACCTTGTGAAGCAATCGCCCCCATTCGTATTATAAGGTCAGCCAGTCATTTTTCTGGTTGCCTTTTTTTATATGGTCTTATTATAACAGTAGCCAGGGTAGAACGTCCGCCCCCGTGGGACTTAGATCCCGTGAATTAAACCGTTCACCCACTACTGGTAGAAACATGTTTGAGGCTGGTTAGGACTGAGAACTCGTATAACAAGCGAAGCTATGATACTACTAGTAGGAATTAAGGGTTACTGGCAAGTTCAATTTGAGGAGGAGATTTAGAATGAATCCAGTCGTTGGTCTGGATGTTTCAAAAGGAGAAAGTGAAGTTCAGGCTTTTTTAGATAAGGGGGAAACCATCGTCCCGTGTTTTTATATTCCTTTATGAAATTAGGTATTCCAAGGTATATACCATTCATTAAATGAAAAAGCGATCCCTGATTGTTCAGGAATCGTCATCGAGAAAGAACTTTATTGAGGACTTTAAAAGCAGGGATACTTAATTTCTTCCAAATCCAGCTATATACTAAGGAAAAGGCAAATGTCCCTAAAATAACCATACTATTAAAATGAGGTGTTACCGATGGTCCTAGTATAGAAAATTTAAATCCATATAATAAAATACTTATACCTAGTGTCAAACATAAAGCTGCAAATGGAATAATAAATATGCTTCTCTTTAAATACTTAAGACCAATGCCTAAACTGAGTCCTAATAATCCTGTGGTAAAGAGGAACACCAATAGCTCACTTGGCTGGAGCATTGCCAATAGAAATATGGTTACGAAATAAGTCATCACACCTATTCTTAGTGACAATAGGGTAGCAAGCACAAGTGGACCAGTGCTCATCATGCTAAGTATATAGCCAATACCAGTGAAAATCCCCGCAGATTGAAAAATTACGGCTATTGAACCTAATAGGGCACCAACTACAAGCCGCATTGTCTTAGAATAACTGTCAATCGTTAGGGCTAACTCATCTCCCCAAACAGTAGATGTTACTTTTTTGAAAAATGACCGCATCTGACACCCCCATAATAGGTAAATGCAGTGAGAAAGAAGTTTATGCTAAAAATTGTTCAAAATAAGTTGCCCTTTTTCTAGACATTTCCCTAATACTGTATCGAGAATTTTACCAATATGTTGATGCATTGTATTTTGATGAAAAAATGGGAATTCGGTCCTTTGCAGCATCCGAAGACCGCTAGAATGAATGAAATCACTCCCCTAAATGCCAAGGAGTGATTTTTTGCTGTATCGCGCTGGTACGGAAAAAGGTGCAATGCCTTGAAGATTCAGCAGCTCTAATTGGTACTACTAAAACAGTTCTACTCATATTCTTATAAAGAAAACAATTAGAAGGGGTGTAAAGTGAATTGATAAAAGTTAAGGTTAGTTTACGTCCCATTGTAAATAGGATAAATTTACCCACTGTTTTGAAAACAACTATACTTCCGGGTGACTCAATTGAAAGAGTATTTATTGCAACCCAGGTAGGAGAAATCTTTTACATAGGGAACGGGGATATTAGGACTTTTTTAGATATTCGACCGCGCATCTTAAAACTAGGTGATCCTGGTGGTGGATATGATGAGCGGGGATTGCTAGGACTAGCGTTTCATCCCCAATTTTATTATAACGGTTTGTTTTATCTCCATTATTCAGTTGCTGGAACACAAGGTCCAGGTGCTCTTCCTAATTCAGAATCTGCAAGACAGGGTCTTCCCGAATTTTTTAATCCTGACCCGTGTGATCCTAAAACTTTAAACCTAAGGTGGACAAATAGAGATACTCAATATGATCATATTGATACAGTTGAAGAATGGATTTTACAATCGAATGGTCAACCTCAAAAACGACGGACATTACTTAACTTAAGAAG encodes the following:
- a CDS encoding SRPBCC family protein, translated to MNNITKFKILKPANEVFEAFVDPSKIGNFWFSSSSERWEQGKTITLKYDIYNAEGSINVVGIEENKKIVFKWGPVEEEHVVTITLNELDDSSTIIEVNEEGFKENDAELIHKLIDNKEGWVFMLSCLKAYLEFGVNELRAGLVK
- the guaC gene encoding GMP reductase is translated as MENVFDYEDIQLIPAKCVVNSRSECDTSITFGGHNFKLPVVPANMQTIIDEKIAIYLAENGYFYVMHRFEPGKRISFIKDMKSRGLITSISVGVKDEEYEFIQELADKSLSPEYITIDIAHGHSNAVIEMIQHIKKHLPDTFVIAGNVGTPEAVRELEHAGADATKVGIGPGKVCITKIKTGFGTGGWQLAALRWCAKAASKPIIADGGIRTHGDIAKSIRFGASMVMIGSLFAGHEESPGETVEKDGKLYKEYFGSASEFQKGEKKNVEGKKMFVDYKGSLKDTLKEMEQDLQSSISYAGGYKLEAIRNVDYVVVKNSIFNGDKVY
- a CDS encoding DUF3221 domain-containing protein, which gives rise to MLDKIETTASSYDGKKKIKFRLMVNGQLSEEEATELFKEVIVNVEKFSAHSGVWDYFNGYFDIKSYDSGVLYEATKLIDKDLVVEQKDTMPTDDGSSLEGYILDIKEGRVLVAYDITKEKFNQNNDKTIEDLSRSEEYIPLIYLSYDDTSSLNKGNKVVIWIEGGIEDSYPQQAEAKKIQVEN
- a CDS encoding NAD-dependent epimerase/dehydratase family protein, which produces MGRILVMGGTEFVSKALVVHLISKGYQVDILTRGKREVDYQGVHIHYICNRKDKNELSNTLNDTQYDYVYDISAYTEEDVRIFTGVINTEALKRYVFCSSGAVYKPSESRMSEIAEKDNNPNWGQYGEDKKNAEDYLIQLYNSKGFPIVIFRPPYIYGEGNNLYREAFLFERIQNKLPIPYPGDDNTLVQFVHIDDLVNVFSSAIDNDCVGQIFNLAYPEDISWRQLIKIAASVIEQEVPSVRISTTKMNEIDVVPREFFPFRDCSFLMSIEKLKNSGLYSPKINLRNGMLKAYQWYQGKQKLPQYRKMPKVDYVIENTK
- a CDS encoding SMP-30/gluconolactonase/LRE family protein, giving the protein MSIELLFDTKCSLGEGPIWDHERNSFYWVDIIGKKIFKYDSTIDEVNIANFDQHVGCVSPRKSGGLIVALQDGFFFYDWEDEVLKQINDPESHLEDNRFNDGKCDPSGRFWAGTTDSVGIDGKGALYLLDTDLRVSKMIDNVGTSNGLAWSPDHKHMYFIDTPTKQVVQYNFDLISGGIDQPKIAIQFPANVGLPDGMTIDQDGMLWIAHWGGSGISRWNPSTGKQLDFISIPAINVTSCIFGGEELNELYITTARIGTTDEELNRYPNAGGIFKLKTNVKGCINSSFGS